AGAGCAGCACGGTGTGTTTAATTTAAATACGCAGTTTGGTTTTAGTGCTGTAAATACTGAGCTTGAACATCTATGTTATGCCCAAATTCAAAACCACTTACAAGCAGGCAAAAACTTAGATAAAGGTTGGCGTGTAGGACTCGGCCCGACTCTAGGCTGTCAGAATATCTGGACTGATCGAATTAATAGTTTGGTGCAAATAGAATTACCTTATTGGAGTGATCGGCATGTATGGCAAATGAATATCGGTAGTGCAGTGCAATATAGTTTAAATGCACAAAACTCACTGCAACTGAGTTGGAATTATCAGCAATCTAAACATGAAAATTGGCAACAAATTGCTGTCAATTTATTGCATTATTTTTGATAATTTTTTGGAGCAAATACTTTAAAGGTGATGCACATCAACATTAATACTTTGCTTTTTACATCAAATAGTTAACTATTTAAGATAACTAAATTATCCGCTAGTATTTCCCTTTATTTTTGTTATATTTGTCACATAATTAATGCGAATATTGCAATGGTGGGGATCTCGATTATGAATAATGAATGTATGGCCATGCTGGCTGAGCAGTGGAAACATATATGTCAGAATTATTCGTCGGATGATCTCCTGCATGCATTTCAATTCATTCAAGAACATTCATTGGTCTTGGTCGAAGAATTCTATAAAAAAATGTTAGTCGAGAAAGAATCAGCAGAATTTTTCTCAGATGACATTATTCAACAACGTCTGCGCGATACATTAAATCAATGGTTACTGGAAAGTTTCAGTGTTGGAATCAATAAGAGCTACAGCGATGCAGTAGAAAAACAACGCATGGTTGGGCATGTGCATGCACGTGTGGGTATTCCATCATGGTTGATTATGCGCGGTGTACGTGAAATCGAACGTAAAATGTTTGAGTTATTAAATAATAGCGACACTAAAAGTGCTTTAACGACGTGTAGTTATATTATTCAGATTATGGGCTTTGCGACTGAAATTATGTGTCGCTCATATGAAGCCAAGACTGTGGCTAATCAAGAAGTGAAGCATAGCTATCGTCTATTTTCTGCGATGCAAGATGTTGCGGTACAAAAAGACAAGCAACGCAGTTCATTACTCGACTGGGAAAATGAACTAATGTTTAAAGTCTTCACGGGCAATGTTGGTTTTAAACATCCAATGTTATCAAAATCAGAATTTGGCTTATGGTTTATTCATAAAGCATCTTATGCTTTTTCAGGATCAGATCAGGTTAAGCTGATTATTGACCGCATTTATGAAGTCGATAAGCTCAATGAGATTGTGACCCAATGTTATGAAAAAGAGCAAATCTTGGAATTAATTCAGTCTATTCGTGATCTGAATCGTGAAATTCAACATTTGGTCGATCAGTTATTCCAAGTTTCTGAATATATCGAATCAGGGAATGATTCACTCACTCAACTGTTAAACCGTCGTTATTTAAATACCATTGTCAGTCGTGAGATTACCTATTCACGTCAAAACCGTACACCTTTATCATTACTGGCAATTGATGCGGATTTCTTTAAATCCATTAATGATAAATTTGGGCATGCTGCAGGGGATTTAGCACTTAAATTTATTGCCGAAGCATTGCAAAAATATAGTCAGGGCAGTGATTATGCATTCCGTGTCGGTGGGGAAGAGTTCTTACTGTTATTGGTGGCGACAGATCTTGAACGTGCGGTTAATATTGCTGAAAGCATTCGTAAATATGTTGAACATGGCATGATTACCAGTGCTCAAGGACAGCAATTTAAATTTACCGTGAGTATTGGTTGTGCTTTATATGATGGTCATCCAGATTATCAAAAATTCTTGGATACAGCAGATACTGCACTTTATGCGGCGAAGAATACAGGTCGAAATCGTGTGTATATTGCGAAGACTGATCCACAAGCATCATTGTCTAACTCATAATTTGCTCAGTTTCGGTTTTGTATAAACGCTAAAAATTTTTCTTTTTGTTCTACATATTTGGGATGAGCTTTGGCTTCATCCCATTTTTGTTTAAAGATTCGTGCTGCAGCAGCTTTGACTGGATCTTCTTTTTGTCGTGGAAGTTCTTCGCGTCCATGTGCACCACTTAAACCTTTTTTATCATCAGGAACTGGACCATCATATTTTTTACCACCTTTATGATTAGCATAGCGACGTGCACGTGTAAAACCCATCTGTAAAAATTTACGTGCCATATCTGCACCGACAAAATCTTCAGCTTCCAAATACGTTTCAAACAATTGCCAGATTTTGCTACTGCTTTCGATGGCTTTTTCTTCATCGGCAAAGCGCCAATAGGGCAAAATTTCTGATTTATAAGGCTCGACCATTAATACACCTTGTTCACCACGTCCAATTCGATAAAGTTCAGGATGTTCGCGAAAATTAATTTTTTTAAAATCTAAACTGTAATCAAAACTGTTGGAATGAACACGTGATTCGCGTTTAGGTATGGCAATGCTTTTCTTAGTCATCATCACTCCAGTCGTGTTATTACAAGATTAAGTTAAAAAAGTAGCCCCAGTTGGGGCTACTATTATTTGGTTTTTTTACTGCTTGATTTTGCTTTGGTAGTCTTTGGCTTTTCTTCCTTAGACTTGGTTGCTTTGGTATCGGTTTTCTTTGCTGTTGAAGATTTTTTGGTAGTTTTCTTCTCAGCTTTTGGTTTCTCCTCTTTAACCTTAGCGCTGGTTTTTGCTTTAGTGGTTTTTTTAGGAGCTTCTTTTTTTTCAGCTTTCGATTTTGATGAATCTTTAGCTGATGAAGTTTTCTTGGTTTTTACTTTATCATCTTTGGTTGCAGCTTCTTTTTTAGAAGTGCTCTCCTTAGATTTTTTTGCAGTCGTTTTTTTTGCGGCTGCCATAGTGATCATCCTTAGTGAATAAAAAGAAAATAGGAATGAATCTGATCAATTCATCTTGCTTTCAATGTACGGATTAATCTTAAAAATGGGGGATGAAATCGTGTTATGAAATGTTTAATTTATAAACAGAAATACATTAAGTAATTGATATTGATTTAATGCTGTAGCTTTGAGTTACAAGTCTTACAGCATGGTTACAAACAGAATTTTTAATTGTATTTTTCAAAAAAAATTTAATTGATTAGATCAGACTTCAACGACCACAAAGTATTTTTTTACAGCTTCAATCACTTCGAAAGTCCCCTTAAAACTTGGCGGTATCACACCTGCTTCACCTGCTTTAATTTCGACAAAGGTATTTGTCTCTGCATGATGTAATCGAACGATGCCTTCAATTAGCGTAAAGAATTCTTGTTTATTTTCAGCAAAAACAATATTCCATGCACCCACTTCACATTGCCAGATCCCACAGTTCATATTGGGGTGTTCATAGAGGGATTCAGTCAAACGCTTTGGATTACCTTTGACCAAACGGTCAGGTCGGGGAAAATCTACAGTTTGTTCGCTCTGCGCTAAACCTTGACCTGCTAACCAAATTGCCGACATTTTTATTTCCCTCTGTATAAAGCGCATAGATTAATCGAGATAAAAAAAAGCCTCAATATATTGAGGCTTTTTCATTGAATGCATTTAATTAATAGCTTTCAGGCACAGCACTTAAGAATTCACGACGTTCGTCTTTATTGGTTTTAAAGTCACCCACAAATGAAACAGTGCGTGTGGTTGATTCTTGTTTGCCGACA
This window of the Acinetobacter sp. NCu2D-2 genome carries:
- a CDS encoding DUF4385 domain-containing protein — translated: MTKKSIAIPKRESRVHSNSFDYSLDFKKINFREHPELYRIGRGEQGVLMVEPYKSEILPYWRFADEEKAIESSSKIWQLFETYLEAEDFVGADMARKFLQMGFTRARRYANHKGGKKYDGPVPDDKKGLSGAHGREELPRQKEDPVKAAAARIFKQKWDEAKAHPKYVEQKEKFLAFIQNRN
- a CDS encoding cupin domain-containing protein, encoding MSAIWLAGQGLAQSEQTVDFPRPDRLVKGNPKRLTESLYEHPNMNCGIWQCEVGAWNIVFAENKQEFFTLIEGIVRLHHAETNTFVEIKAGEAGVIPPSFKGTFEVIEAVKKYFVVVEV
- a CDS encoding diguanylate cyclase; protein product: MNNECMAMLAEQWKHICQNYSSDDLLHAFQFIQEHSLVLVEEFYKKMLVEKESAEFFSDDIIQQRLRDTLNQWLLESFSVGINKSYSDAVEKQRMVGHVHARVGIPSWLIMRGVREIERKMFELLNNSDTKSALTTCSYIIQIMGFATEIMCRSYEAKTVANQEVKHSYRLFSAMQDVAVQKDKQRSSLLDWENELMFKVFTGNVGFKHPMLSKSEFGLWFIHKASYAFSGSDQVKLIIDRIYEVDKLNEIVTQCYEKEQILELIQSIRDLNREIQHLVDQLFQVSEYIESGNDSLTQLLNRRYLNTIVSREITYSRQNRTPLSLLAIDADFFKSINDKFGHAAGDLALKFIAEALQKYSQGSDYAFRVGGEEFLLLLVATDLERAVNIAESIRKYVEHGMITSAQGQQFKFTVSIGCALYDGHPDYQKFLDTADTALYAAKNTGRNRVYIAKTDPQASLSNS